The following nucleotide sequence is from Mytilus edulis chromosome 13, xbMytEdul2.2, whole genome shotgun sequence.
ACAACGtgccttacaatatttgttttaaaacgtgTCTTACAATATTGGTTTTTACAACGtgccttacaatatttgttttaaaacgtgcctacaatatttttattacaacgtgctttacaatatttgttttacaacgtgccttataatatttattttacaaagtgCCTTACAATATTTGGTTGACAACGTTCCTTACAATATTTGTATTACTACGTGCCTTACAATATTTCATTTACAACGtgccttacaatatttgttttacaacgttgcttacaatatttgttttacaacttgccttacaatatttgtattacaacttaccttacaacatttgttttacaacgtgccttacaatatttgttttacaacgtGCCTTACAATGTTTGTTTTACAACGTGTCTTACAAGATTTGTTTTACAACGTgctttacaatatttgttttacaacttgccttacaatatttcatttacaacgtgccttacaatatttgttttacaacgtgccttaccatatttgtttttataacgtgccttacaatatttgttttacaacgtGTCTTACAATATTGGTTTTTACAACGtgccttacaatatttgttttacaccgtgtcttacaatatttgttttacaacgtGCTTACAATATTTGTATTACAACGTGTCTTACAATATTAGTTTTACAACGTGCCTTACAATAATTGTTTTACAACGTGCCTTACAATATTTGTATTACAATGtgccttacaatatttgttttacaccgtgccttacaatatttgttttacaacgtgccttataatatttattttacaacgtgccttacaatatttttattacaacgtgctttacaatatttgttttacaacgtgccttacaatatttgttttacaacgtgccttacaatatttgtattacaacttaccttacaacatttgttttacaacgtgccttacaatatttgttttaaaacgtgCCTTACAATGTTTGTTTTACAACGTGTCTTACAAGATTTGTTTGACAACGTgctttacaatatttgttttacaacttGTCTAACAATATTTCATTTACAACGTGCCTTACCACATTTGCATTACAACTTACCTTACAACATTTGTTTTACAACGTGCCTTACAATATTTGTATTACAACGTgtcttaaaatgtttgttttacaacgtgccttacaataatttttttacaaCGTGCCttaccatatttgtttttataacgtgccttacaatatttgttttacaacgtGTCTTACAATATTGGTTTTTTCAACGtgccttacaatatttgttttaaaacgtgccttacaatatttgtattacaacgtgtcttacaatatttgttttacaacgtgccttacaataattgttttacaacgtgccttacaatatttgtattacaacgtgccttgcaatatttgttttacatcgtgccttacaatatttgttttacaacgtgccttatatttattttacaacgtgccttacaatatttttattacaacgtgctttataatatttattttacaacgtgccttacaatatttttattacaacgtgttttacaatatttgttttacaacgtgcctgataatatttattttacaacgtgccttacaatatttttattacaacGTGCCTTACGATATTTGTTTTACACCGtgccttacaatatttgttttacaacgtgccttataatatttattttacaacgtgcctcacaatatttttattacaactTGCCTTACAATATTTCATTTACAACGTGCCTTACCATATTTGTATTACAACTTACCTTACAACATTTGTTTTACAACGTGCCTTACAAGATTTGTTTTACAACGTGCCTTACAAGATTGTTTTACAACGtgccttacaatatttgttttacaacgtgtcttacaatattttttttacaacgtGCCTCACAATATTTGTATTACAACTTGCCTTACAATATTTGTATTACAACGtgccttacaatatttgttttacaacgttccttacaatatttgttttacaacgtgccttacaatatttgttttacaacgttgcttacaatatttgttttacaacgtGCCTTACAAGATTTGTATTACTACGTGCCTTACAATATTTGTATTACAACGTGTCtcacaatatttgttttacaacgtCCCTTACAAGATTTCTATTACTACGTGCCTTACAATATTTGTATTACAACGtgccttacaatatttgttttacaacgtgtcttacaatatttgttttacaaggTGCCTCACAATACTTGTTTTACAACGTTCCTTACAATATTTGTATTACAACTTGctttacaataatttttttaaaacgtGCCTGACAATATTTGTATTACAACTTACCTTACAATATTTGTATTACAACGTTgcttacaacatttgtattaCAACGTTGCCTACAGTATTTGGATTACTACTTACCTATCAATATTTGTATTACAACATGCCTTACAATATTTGTATTACAACGTGCCTTACAATATTATTTCACAACGtgccttacaatatttgttttacaacattTTACAACTTATCTTACAATATTTGTCTTACAACGTGCCTTACAATATTTGTATTACAACGTGCCTTACAATATTTAGTTTACAAAGTGCCTTACAATATTTGTATTACAACGTGTCtgacaatatttattttacaacgTGCCTTAGAATATTATTTTTAGATAGCAACGGGCGAACTATTATAAATGATAAAGGGCCCTTCAAACAAATCATGTATCTTCTACGAGATAACAGATAACGCATAGGGCAGTTTGAGCATTCAATAGCTTCAAGCTACACGTAAAAGCCTCCAAATAGGGTTTATGATTGTGTAATTAATTTGACGTTTTTACCGTGAATATATGATttatttgataatctaggactgtatttttgataataattgattatcttgtttaaaatataattaatgcttatgtgattatattggcactCAAATTTTGGTTATGTGATCTTTGGACAACACCCTTTGAGGGACCTCACATGAACGATTAAATAAATAGTAtaaagataaatttttgaaataattgttGATTAGTTTACTTGATACATTACAATCTGTGTAATGCTattcttgttattttatttgattcgATTTTCTTAAAATAGACCTATAGCTACACGATAAGATGCGTAACCCGAAAGTGTTGCAGTATGATCATGTTAATCAATGAAAATAACCCATGACAGATTGTGTGCGTTAAAAGCACTTTTCTAATTTAACCGTCATCAAACATTTACAAGCAAAGGATACATTATGACGCTAGTATCAGGAAAAATATTTGCGGTAGTTGATTTCTGATTCTTAGTAATTTATCTATTCATCAAATGAGAATTAAACAAAAAGAAGTAACAGAGGTATCGAGGTTGATTATTGACGACCCTTTACGTGCTTGATCATGCATTACGTAATGTTTCGTTGAACCTTATCGGGACCTTTGCAATTGCAGTTTATGGTGGACTTTGCATTGTTCAGTCTTTGTCGGATACATTATTACTTGTGTGAAGTGGAATTTCACGATGCAAAGtatcttaaaataatttttaatattcaaatccTATTTATTAGAACCCAATCATAAAGGAAGAGACATAGaacctaaaaataaaatatagaataatatacagcacaaaaacacaaaaatcaatttGTTGGATATATCTTATTTAAATAACGATATTTTATCCATATTTTTCTATGGCGAGAATGTGACACAATAGCCAATTTTAAAAAACTTTCCAAAAGGGGATTAAATCGAACAGGGAAGTCCGTTTCCTGTAACCTTTGAATGGTGACACACACTTTAATAGTAACCAATAAACACTGCTACTTGTCTATTTGTATCTTTTTGCATAGTATCGTATTGAAGGATATCTTTTCTGATAAGATAAAAATGCATGTCAATTGATCAGTTAAGTGAATTCGTAGTGAATAAGATGTACGTGTGAATAAAGTTTATTTTAGTTACCGTTACAATTATCCGAAGCGAAAATGGAAACGGTGTCAAACGATACAATTAGATTCAACTCGATAGAACTCAACGTATCAGCTGTTATAACAACTATTAGTTCTTTGTTGTCCATATTTGGAGGTTTCGTATTAATTTGGTCATTCTATGTTGTGCCATCTACTCGCAATACTGTTCGGTTGATGTTAATTGCTTTAACATTAGCAGATATGATATCAGCATTAGGCTACTTTATGGCAAGTGTAAGATGGTTTTCTATTAGTGTGCAAAATAGCAGTAATGGTGTTCCCGAATCGGATGACTTCTGTAAAGCTCAAAGTTTTATAACGACGTTTTTGAGTATTGCGTCATTTCTGTGGACCTCATTCATTGCAACTTATCTTTTCATCTGCGTTTGGTTTTCTCGAGTTGTAGATTTATCTGGCGTAAAgtttatatgtgtgcatgtggtaGCTTGGGGAATACCAGGTATGTACTTTTCTGGCATATACATTTTAACGGTTAACCATTTAGATATTTCTGATCAAGAAACATGTTCAATTTTCATTGGTGTTCTTTTATATAGGTTAAAGCAGATTGATAATGAGGTCgcaatatcaattttattccagTATATCTGAACACTCTACTTTGTAATGGATAATGAATAACTTAGACTCGGTACTCCGTTTATAATCAATTGCAAATAATGAatgacgtatttggcacaacttttgtgaattttggatcctcaatgctcttcaacattgtactttataactattttgatctgagcgtcagtgatgagtcttatgtgaacgaaacgggcgtctggcgtattaaactataatccttgtatctttgataactaactATATGAACATTCTAAATTATGGTAAACACTATTAATAACTAATGCctcttttctttgtttttctgcttgaataatgttttaataaaacacattggtgtttaatttgatacacatttcaGGAATCATTACATCTGTAGCGTTAACAATGGGCGTTTTAGGACGAAACGAATCACTATTAGGAATAAATGGAGTGTGGTGCTGGCTAGCGGTATCGTCAAAAGATCACAACGGAATTATATGGATGATTATAGCGGGGAAAGGCTGGGAAATACTTACATATCTCATCACTGCCATACTTTATATCCTTCTAAAGGGCAAAGGATTTCTGAATGTAAGccatatagaaataaacaacagttctgtataatgcaaaaaaaattgaatttgtgtttttgAAGCTTAGCAGTACTTTTAACATGGATTCATTAGAACGTGAGGTCTTTTTTACGGAAATAAAACGAATACAAAATTAAggtatcataccacatctcattattttcATCCAAACACTTCCAGGTTATCGAACATATATGGTGATCACCATAAATGTATatcaaagttatcaaaggtacaaggattataatttagaacgccagacgcgcgtttcgtctacataagactcatcagtgacgctcatatcacaatatttataaagtcaaacaggtacaacgttgaagagcattgaggatccaaaattccaaaacattttgccaaatacggctagggtaatCTATGGCTGAGATAACAAAATTCTTTGTTTTCGAAAAAtgatataatataactttatgaAATAAACAGCCCCATAACAGGCTTGACAACTAGTGATTAAATATAACTATGAAAACCAAAATATGccgtaaatagatataggaagatgtggtgtgagtgcaaatgagacaactctccatccaaataacaatttataaaagtaaaccattataggtcaatgtacggcttaTATAGCACATTTATCACAAAAATACCACATTTTGAtatgaacaaacaaaaataaacaaaaaactactGAATTTGGAAAAACAGGTTTAGGGTGAATTAAAAATAGCTATTTGGTtttgttattaaatatatttaaaatcatttgtAGGTTTCCGATGTGGACCACTTATCTTGTCAATGATTTTAATAGATTTTAGCAATCTGTAAAAATGTTAAC
It contains:
- the LOC139501313 gene encoding G-protein coupled receptor 157-like, encoding METVSNDTIRFNSIELNVSAVITTISSLLSIFGGFVLIWSFYVVPSTRNTVRLMLIALTLADMISALGYFMASVRWFSISVQNSSNGVPESDDFCKAQSFITTFLSIASFLWTSFIATYLFICVWFSRVVDLSGVKFICVHVVAWGIPGIITSVALTMGVLGRNESLLGINGVWCWLAVSSKDHNGIIWMIIAGKGWEILTYLITAILYILLKGKGFLNKNRRRQFLWNQISAGLRREDELFCFTWLVLYCLRIWGTVRFFLDIAKFNSGHVEIAFLMLQSYGDCAQAFWNFILFCVCDRTVRSYIISRYLTCGNASTLRNTHDDIQHIDNENSPLLRNPDL